The genomic region AACCGCAAGACCCGCCTCTACATGACCGTGCACCCCACCAACGCCCTGGTCGCCTCCCAGCTCGACCCGGCGCAGTTCGGAGAGCACTACACCATCGGCAGCGCGAAGCACCACGAAGGGAAGGTGCTCTTCACGGAGCTCGACCCGACCTTCCGGGACCCCTATTTCAACATCGACCACTACCTCGCGCAGACCAAGCCCCATCCGGACGGCAGCCCCAAGAAGACGAAGTACATCTGCTCCTACGGCGTGCTCGAGCACGTCAAGCTCTCCGCCATCAAGAGCCTCTACCTCGTCACGGTCAACGGCAAGGTCCTTGAGCTCAAGAGCAAGGCCTACAGCGCGCAGAACGAGCCCGGCCTCGTGCGCATCTATCAGGAGATCACCCCGCTCGCGAACCTGGTCGCCTCCAACCTCGACCAGCGCTCCTTCGGCGGCTACATCACCGGCGGCACGCGCTCGAAGGGCGCCCCGAAGGTCTGCTTCACGCAGTACGACTTCGACGTGGCGGCCTTCCTGAAGACGGTGAAGCACGGCCACATCAAGCACTCCCCCATCCCGGATACGAACCTCAACCGCCTCCTGGATTACGTCACGGAGCTCGAGCGCCAGCCCGACAAGAAGACGAAGACCCTCAACCTCAACTCGACGCTCCCCAAGGTCTCCTACAAGCTCATCCGCCACGGCTTCTGGTTCGCCGGGCCCGACGAGTTCGTGTTCTTCCCGATGCCGACGCTCAAGCAGCTCGAGCACGACCACTACGAGTGGTGGCGCTTCGCCCATTAAGTTCGGGCACAGAAAAAGAAGAGGCCCCCTGGAGACAGGGGGCCTCTTCTTTTTCAGGCGTTCTACTTCTTAGGGGCTTTCTTGCGGTCGAGGACGGTCTCGGCGCTCCGCCCGTCGAGGACGAGGGTCCTCTCCGTCTCCTCCGCCACCCACAGCGCGCGGCCGTAGAGGGCGTCGGGCAGCGGCATCGCGGCCTTGAAGGGGTCGTCGCGCTCGACGCCGAGGCCGGCGCACTTCGCGTCGAGGGGACGGAAGAGCGCGGCCAGGAAGCGTCCGTCGCGCCCGGGGGCCAGACCGTACTCGCGCAGACGCGCCTCGAGGGGCTTGCGCTCGGCGAACGGAGTCTCGAGGGCTCCGCAATGGGAGCCCGCGCCGGTCGCGGAGCTGTAGCGGCCCGCGCCTTCCCCCTGCGCCCGGGCCGGGAGACGGCGCACGCGCGCGGCCTTCCCCGCCTCGAGCTCGACGCTGACCGCGGCCCCGACGTCCGGCCCGGAGAAGTCGAAGCGCCAGGACTCGCGGCTTTTCGCGTCCGCCGGCAGGCGCGTCGCGACCGCGTAGAGCACGGGCTTCGGGATCAGGACGGCGGCCTCGCGCCGGGCCCTCTCGAGGAGCTCGGCCCCGGTCGGAGCGGCTTTGCCCTTCGCCGCGGGCGCCTGTGCGGCGGCCGTGAACGCCATCGCGAATGCGAGAACGAGCTTCATGGCAATTCTCTCCGGCTGACGAGGGCGTGCGAGAGCGTCCCCTCGTCCATGTAGTCGAGGTCTCCCCCGAGCGGCACGCCCTGGGCGATGCGGGAGACCTTCACGGGGAAGGGCTTGAGGAGCTGGCGCAGGTAGAGCGCGGTGGCCTCGCCCTCGGTGTCGGGGTCGGTGGCGAGGATGACCTCGCGCACGCCGCCCGCCTTCACCCGGTCGATGAGTTCGGCGACGCGCAGGGACTCCGGGCCGATCCCCGAGAGCGGCGCGAGCTGGCCGTGCAGGACGTGGTAGAGCCCGGCGAAGGAGCGCGAGCGCTCGAGCGCGGTGACGTCGGCGGGCTGCTCGACGACGCAGAGGATGGAGCGGTCGCGCGCCGGATCTTCGCAGAGCGCGCAGCGCTCGTTCTCGGTGTAGTTCATGCAGTCGGCGCAGGCGTGCACGCGCGACTTGGCCTCGCGCAGCGCGTCGGAGAGGGCTTCGACCTCGGAGAGCGGGGAGCGGATGACGTGGATGGCGAGGCGCTCGGCCTGCTTGGGGCCCACGCCGGGCAGCCGCCGCAGCGCCCCCACCAGCCGGTCGAAGCTCTTCACGGGCTACTTCTTCTTGACGGGCTTCGCGCGCCCGCCGAAGACCCCGAGCACCTTTCGCAGACCGGGGTCGGCGGGAGCGTCCTCCGAGGAGGCGTCCACCCACTCCGGCTCTTCCGCGGCGGCGGAGCGTGGGCGCTCTTCGGCCGCGAAGCTCAGCTTCATCGGGGCGCCGGCGGCCTCGGCCAGGGCCTTCTCGAGATACGCGCGCTCCTTCTCGGCCCGATCGGAGGCGAAAGCGCTGTCGAAGACGAGGCGGCAACCGCCCTCGCAGGCCTCGATGCGGGCCCCGTCGAGCGCGCTCCCGAGCGAGGGCTTGTCCTCGTGCACGCGCGCGAGGAACGCCTTGCGTATTTCCGCGGAGAGGGCTTTGCCGCTCCCCGCCGAAGGGAGCGCGGGTTTGGGCGCCGCCGAAGGAGCGGGAGCCGCGGCTTTCGGCGCAGGCGCGGCGGCGCGCGTGCCCTTCTCCTCTCGCGCCGTCCCTTCGGCGCTATGGCCCGCCGAAGGGAGGCGTGCAGGCGCGACGGCCTCCGCGGCGGAGCGGCGCGGCTTGGGGGCCGGGGAGTCCGGCTCAGGTGCGGAGGCCTCGAGGCCGGCGCGCTTCTCGATGGCCTCCAGCCGGGCCACCCACTGCGCGAGGTCGTAGGCGGACTCGAGCAGCCCGTAGAGGCCCATCTCGAAGGCGGCCTGCGGGGTGTCGGAGCCGCGCATCTCCTCGAGCACGCGGTTGAGCCGGCGGATGAGGAACGAGAAGGTCTCGGGCGTGCGGCCCTCGGCGAGCGCCTTCCAGTCGGCCTCGGAGTCGTCGTGCACGCCGAGGCGGAGCAGGTAGAGCTCCTCGCAGCGCTCGCGCAGGTCGCGCAGGAGCTGGGAGGGGTCGTAGCCCTCGGAGGCCAGCGTCTTGAGGCACCCGGAGAGCGCGGCGGCGTCCTTCTCGAGCACGGCGCGCGCCGTCGCGAGCAGAAGGTCGTCGGGCAGCATGCCCATGAGGTCGACGACCTTCGCGCGGGTGACCTTCCCGCCGGCGAAGGCCGCGGCCTGGTCGAGGAGGCTCACCGCGTCGCGCATCGAGCCGCCGCAGGCGCGCGCGAGGAGCTCGAGGGCCTTGGGCTCGGCGTCGATCTTCTCGAGCGCCGCGACGCGGCGCAGGTGCTCGGCGGCGGTCTCCCGCCCGATGGGGCGGAAGCGGAAGCGCTGGCAGCGCGAGACGATGGTGGCCGGGATCTTCGCGAGCTCGGTGGTGGCCAGGATGAAGACCACGTGGGAGGGCGGCTCCTCGAGGGTCTTGAGCAGGGCGTTGAAGGAGCTCGACGAGAGCATGTGGACCTCGTCGATGATGAAGACCTTGTAGCGGTCGCGGGTCGGGGCGAGCGAGACGGTCTCGATGATCATCTCGCGGATCTTGTCGACCTGCGTGTGGCTGGCGGCGTCGAGCTCGAGGACGTCGATGCTGGAGCCGGCGGCGATCTCCGTGCAGGCGGGGCACTCGCCGCAGGGCTTGGGCGTCGGGGCCGCGCCCGCGCGGCAGTTCAGCGCCTTGGCGAGGATGCGCGCGGTCGTCGTCTTGCCGCAGCCCTTGGGGCCGAAGAACAGGAAGGCGTGCGCGACCTGGCCGGAGCCGACGGCGTTCTTGAGCGTCGTCGAGACCGTCTCCTGGCCGACGAGGTCCTCGAAGTGCTGGGGCCGGTACTTGCGGGTGAGGGCGAGATGGGGGGCGTTGGTCTTCTTCACGGGGATAGAATATCAAACTTACCCGGACTCCGTGACCGAAGCCCCGGACGATCGGGGCGGCGAGCCGGGGCCCTCTTACCTCTGGGCGGCGAGGACCTCCTTGGTCTCGACGTCCTCGATCATGAACACCTTGCGGCTGCCGTAGCGGGCGTCCTCGACCTCGCCGGCCTTCAGACGGTAGCGGTGCCCGGCCGAGCAGACGAAGGAGATGCTCACGGCCTCGTGCGCGGTCCAGAGCGTCGTATGGCGGCCGGGCGCGAGCTCGGCGAGCCCTTCCTCGGCGAGGAGTCCTCCGCGCGCCTTGGGCGGCGCGCCGTCGACCGCCTGCAGGGGGTTGCGTCCGGCTCCCTCGAGGATGCAGACGTCGGCGGCCGGGGTCCCGGAGCCGGCGAGCTTGAGCTCGGCGCAGCCGGCGAGGAGAGCGAGGGAGACGATCAGAAGGGCGCGGGGCATGGGCTTCATCGGAAAACCTCCGTCATGGAGGAATGATAGACCCGCGCGCGGCGTCCGTCAAGGCAGGCGCCGCACCCCCTCGAGGATGCGCGCGCGGCTCTCCTCCTCCATGCGGATGGTCTCGAGCGCCCAGTCCACGGTGTAGTCCCGCATGAGCGCGTTCGTCCGCAGCGGCTTGTAGTCCGGGGAGAACGCGCAGATCCAATCGATCTTGAAGTCCTGGTCCACGACGATGAACTGGAAGCCCAGGAGGAAGCGCATGAGCGCGCGCTTGAGCGCCGCGAAGACCCCGCGCCCGGCGAGCTCCCACTCGATCTGCGCCGAGAGCCGGGCGACGTGGGCCAGCCGGACGGCAAGCACCGAGCGCAGCGAGGGGACCCCGGAGTAGGCCATGCGGACCTGGGAGACCAGCTCCCCGAACCCCGCCCTCAGCATCCGCACCAGGGGCTCGCTGAGCTCCATCGCTTCCTCCGGATAGCCCTTCCCCTCCGCTTTCTCGAGAGCGAAAAGGGACTCGGTCGCCATGGCCTCGATCTCCTCCTCCTGAGAGTACAGGCGGACGAGCGCGCGTGCGTCGGTCCGCCGCACCTGCTCGTGATGCGTCCCCTCATGAACGAAGCTCGAGGCCAGCCAGCGCGCCAGCGCCCGCTGGACGCCGGGGTTCTCGTCGAGCGCCCGCGCGTCGAAGCCGTGCACGCGCAGCCAGGATTCGACGGACTTCCGGTCGAAGCGGATGAGGCCGGTCGCCTCGCTGTAATCGGCGAGCGCGCCGTCGAGCTCGGCGAGCCGCACGCCCCCGAGCGGCGAGCGCACGCGCCCGTGACGCGTACCCTGCAGCTCCTTGTCGAGAGCTTTCAGGACCCCGAACGGCAGTTCCTCCCGTCCACCGAATCCTTCGCCCTCGCGGGAAGGCCGCTCCCGTTCGATGGCCTTGACGAGTCTGCGGCTGAAGGCGGGGCTCTTCCCCGCGTCGCTCAGGGCCTGAAGGTACTCGAGCTGCACCGCAGGGGTCTCCCAGCCGAGGCGGTCGAGCCCCTCCAGCGCTTCCCGGGCCCGCGCGTCCTCCCCGCGCGAGAGGAGGCGCCGGAGCTCCACGCGGGCGAGGACCACCGGCCGCGACCGATTCATATGCTCCCAGAGGATCCAGCGCTTCTGAGGGGCGAGCCCGCGGAAGGCCTCCTTGAACGCATGCATGAAGACTCTCCAGCCGTGCGCGTCCTCCGGGACCGGCGTCGACTGCAGGCGCTCGGACTCCCGCTCGGACCACCGGAAGAGGTCGCGGTCCTTGAGCTGCCGCAGCGCCCACGATTCCTCGCCGGGGCCCAGACTCTCCTGCTGCTCGGGGCTCAGGGTGTCCCAGGCGAGGACGGCGGCGCGGACCCGCCGCTCGCGCTGCGGCCGGTAGCGCCGGACCCAGGCGAGCAGGGAGGCTTCGTCGTCGAGTCCCAGCCCTTCGAGCGACCCTTCCCTCTGCAGACGCAGGCCGAGCGCCTCGTGCAGGCGCCCGGGCTTGCTCATCTCGTCGACGAGCTCCGCCAGGTCGCTGAGCGCGTAGGCCTTGGCGAGCGTCGCGGCCGCCGCGCCGGGATCCGAAGACAGCAGGCGCCGCATCCGCGGGTCCCGCACGCAGCGCTCGGCCGCGTCGGGGTCCAGGTTCGCCAGCTCCTGCTTGTAGCCCAGCGCCGCGGCGCGCGCGTCATCCTCGAATAGGGTCCCGCTCCGGAGCTTCTTCGCGAGCGAGCCGAGCAGGCGGCGGAGCTTCCCGCCCTTGCGCCCGTTTTCGCCTTCCGGCGAGGACGCCTCTTGGCCGGAAAGCGAGGAGGGGGGCGCGACAACGGAGGCCGGAGCGGCCTCCTGGACGACGCCCGCGGGGACATCGGGAACAGCCCCCGCCGCGACCTGCGCCGCGGAGACCTCGGCGGAAGGCGCGGCGTCCTTCACTGCGAAGGCGGGGATCAGCTTCGCCGACGGCGTCGGGGCCTGGACGACGGGCGCGGGGAGCAGCAGCGTGGGTCCGGGCGCGACGAGCATCGGGCCGGAGAGGAGACTCTCTCCGAGCCCCTGGACGCCGACGGGGAGGACGGCGACGGGGAGGTTCGTCCCCGCGGCGGGGACCTCGACGCGCACCGCGACGGGCCCGGCGAAGGCCCGCCCGGCGGCGAGCGCGAGCGCCAGCGCCGCCGCCGCGGAAGAAAGCCGCCTCTTCAGTCCTCGTATCCCGGTCATCAAGGATAGGGTAGCCGTCCCTCCGCCCGGCGCCCTGAGCCCGACGGGCCGTCCGCTGCGTCTTTGCGTCCTATCCAGGGGTGTTTACATACGGGCGCGAACGATAACCTGCGGCGCTCATCAGGGAATCCCTGCGGGCTTCCCTGCTGGCCATCTTTGCTAGACTATGGGCGATGAGAGCGGCTTGGCTCCTGGCGCTGCTGGCGTTCTGCGCGGCCCCCGCTTCGGCGAACTCCTTCGCCGAGGCCCGGCTCTGGCAGGAACGCTACTACTGGGACGGCCTGCTCCAGGCCCGCGACCGCGCCGCCCGCGTCTCCGCCGACCCCGCGACCCTCGACGTCGTGAAGGCCCTCGCCCACCAGGTCGCCCAGCAGGCGGTCAACATCGAGCAGATCCAGTCCTACACGAAGGCCCAGAGCGAGAACCTCAAGTTCGCCTTCGCTCAGCAGGACCCCGGCCCCAGCCTCGCCGTCATCCAGAACAACTTCGCCACCCTCTCGCGCGGCGCCGAGCAGATCCGCAACAACCTCTATTTCCTGACCGCGCGCACGCGCCTGGCCTCGACGCAGGCCCTGCCCGACCCCAAGCTCACCGAGATGGCGACGCTGCTCATCGCCCAGATCCAGAACGTCCAGCTCAAGCTCAACACCCTCTACCTCGACTCCGTCGACGTGGCCGGGACCGTCCGCAAGGAGACCTGGTTCGCCGACGACTTCTTCCGCTACGGGGCGGAGGACCTGCTCTCGTCGGTCGTCTCGGTGCAGGACTCCGTCCTCACCATCTACAACTCCTCCTACGAGCTCTACCTGCTCTCCAGGTAGCCGGGAGACGCACGAATGAACGAACGCACCCCGCTGATGATCGGACTCGAAGGCCCGCGCGCCGACCGCGCCGCCGTCTCCCAGCTGCGCGAGACCGGCGCCGTCTCCGTGCTCCTGCTCGCCCGCAACATCGAGAGCCCGGCCCAGGTCCGCCGCCTTTGCGCCGAGCTTCAGGACAAGCTCGGCCGCCCCCTCCTCTTCGCCATCGACCACGAGGGCGGCTGGGTCCTGCGCTTCCAGGACGGCCTCACCGCCTTCCCCGGCAACGCCGCGCTCGGCAAAGCCGGGGAGACCGCGCTCGCCCGCCGCGTGGGCTCGAGCATGGGCCGGGAGCTGGGGGCCCTCGGCATCGGTCTCAACCTCGCTCCGGTGCTCGATGTGCTGGGGGAGAAATACAACCCCGGCATCCACATCCGCTCCTTCGGGCGGGACCCGGAGGTCGTCGATACGATGGGTCGGGCCTTCGTCCGTGGACAACAAGTCCACAGAGTCGCCGCCTGCGCCAAGCACTTCCCCGGCAAGGGTGCGGCCCGCCAGGACGCGCACCTCACCCTTCCGACGGTCTCGCTGCCCCGCGCCGAGCTCCTGCGCCGCCATGTGGGCCGCTTCGCCGCCGCTTCCCGCGCCGGCGTCGCCTCCATCATGAGCTCCCACGCCGTCTTCCCCTCCCTCGACGCGAGCCGCACCCCGGCCACCTTCTCGAAGCCCATCATCACCGGCCTCCTGCGCCGGCGCATCGGCTTCAAGGGGGTCATCATCTCCGACGACCTCTGCATGGGGGCCGTGACCGAGAGCCGCGGCATCCCGGAGTCGGCGGTCGAAGCCTTCATCGCCGGTCACGACCTCCTCATCGTCGCGCACCTGCCCCCGGCCCAGCTCGAGGTCGCCGAGACCCTCCGCGCCGAGCTCGCGGAGGGCCGCATCCCGCGCTCGCAGTGGAACGCCTCGCTGCGCCGCGTCGAGGCCCTGCGGCGAAAGGCCTCCCCGCGCCCCGGCCCCCTCCCTGCGCCCGACGAGAAGACCGCGCTCGAAGTCTCCCGCAAGGCGCTCGAGCTCGCGCGCAAGGGCGAAGTCCCCCTGCCGCTGCTCCCCGGGACCCGCATGGCCGCCGTCTTCCCCGACCTGCGCGAGGTCCGCGACCGCTTCACCTTCGAGGGCGGGCCGGAAGCGGCCATCGCCCGCATGCGCCGGCGCCTGGGGGCCTGGCCGGAGAAGCCCTCTTTGACGCTGGCCCCGGTGACCTCGGAGAAGAGCGTCGAGCCCGCGCTCCGCGCCGCGCGGAAGGCCGAGGTCGTGCTCTTCTTCTGCTTCGAGGCCATGCGCTTCCCCGGCCAGATGAGGACTCTCAAAGCCCTGCGCAAGGCGGCCGGCCGCAAGCTCGTGGCGGTGCTCCTGCGCAACCCCTGGGACAAGGACCTCCTCGGACCGGAAACCACGGTGCTCCACGCTTACGGCTACCGGGACTGCCAGCTCCAGGCCCTGTTGGAGGCCCTGCGATGAACCCCGCTTCCCTGCTCGCCTTCGCCCTCGCGGCGGCCCCGGCCTGGGCCGTCACCGAGAACCTCCAGGCCGTCCAGAAGGGGACCGAGATCGTCATCACCGGACGGGAGGACGCCCCCCCGTCCGAGGCGGAGCAGGAGGAGCTCGACCTCTCCTCCAAGTCTGTGGCCGATTTGGCCACACTCTACTTCTCCGCCGGGGACGCCGACAGCAAGCTGCGGGTCCTGCACCGGCTCTCCCTCACGGAGCCCCGGACCGGGGAGGACATGCGCCGCCTCCTCGACCTCCACGCCCGGGACGCCGCCGCCCGCTCCGCCGCCGACGCCTGCCTCGAGCGGCTCTCCCCCGCGGCCCAGGGGTTCGGCCCCTACTTCGCCGCGCTGCTCGATGACGAGGACCCCCTCCTGAGGATCTTCGGCCTGGCCGGCTTGCGCCGCCTTCGCTACGCCCCGGCCCTGCCGGCCGTGCGCAAGCTCGCCGAGGGCCGCTTCCCCCAGCGCCGCCCCTCCATGCTGATGGACCCCGCGCAGAACGCGGAGTGGCGGACCCGCTTCGAGGCCCTGGGCGCCCTGGCCGTCTGGGAACGGAAGGACGCTCTGCCGCTCCTGCTCAAGAAGACCGCCGAGGCCCCCGCCGTGGCCTCCATCGTGGCGGCGCTGTTCTGGGAAGAGGCCTTCGACCGCATCGTCGCCTGGTCGAAGTCGAAGAAGGCCGAGGACCAGGAAGCCGCCCAGGCCGCCTGGGGCGCCGACGTCGCCCCGGAGCAGCTGCGCCCCACCTGGCCGAAGCTCCTCGCCCTGGCCTTGGACAAGCGCGCCGACCCGCAGACCCGCCACCGCGCGGCCGTGAAGCTCGGGCTCGCCGCCGGGGAAGCCGAGGCGAAGACCCTGCTCGAGAAGCGGGAGGCGGCGCTCAAGGACAAGGACGAGCGCACCCGCCTCCTGCTCGAATCCGCCCTCTTCGCCTCCGGCAGCCCGCT from Elusimicrobiota bacterium harbors:
- the recR gene encoding recombination mediator RecR, which translates into the protein MKSFDRLVGALRRLPGVGPKQAERLAIHVIRSPLSEVEALSDALREAKSRVHACADCMNYTENERCALCEDPARDRSILCVVEQPADVTALERSRSFAGLYHVLHGQLAPLSGIGPESLRVAELIDRVKAGGVREVILATDPDTEGEATALYLRQLLKPFPVKVSRIAQGVPLGGDLDYMDEGTLSHALVSRRELP
- the dnaX gene encoding DNA polymerase III subunit gamma/tau; this encodes MKKTNAPHLALTRKYRPQHFEDLVGQETVSTTLKNAVGSGQVAHAFLFFGPKGCGKTTTARILAKALNCRAGAAPTPKPCGECPACTEIAAGSSIDVLELDAASHTQVDKIREMIIETVSLAPTRDRYKVFIIDEVHMLSSSSFNALLKTLEEPPSHVVFILATTELAKIPATIVSRCQRFRFRPIGRETAAEHLRRVAALEKIDAEPKALELLARACGGSMRDAVSLLDQAAAFAGGKVTRAKVVDLMGMLPDDLLLATARAVLEKDAAALSGCLKTLASEGYDPSQLLRDLRERCEELYLLRLGVHDDSEADWKALAEGRTPETFSFLIRRLNRVLEEMRGSDTPQAAFEMGLYGLLESAYDLAQWVARLEAIEKRAGLEASAPEPDSPAPKPRRSAAEAVAPARLPSAGHSAEGTAREEKGTRAAAPAPKAAAPAPSAAPKPALPSAGSGKALSAEIRKAFLARVHEDKPSLGSALDGARIEACEGGCRLVFDSAFASDRAEKERAYLEKALAEAAGAPMKLSFAAEERPRSAAAEEPEWVDASSEDAPADPGLRKVLGVFGGRAKPVKKK
- the nagZ gene encoding beta-N-acetylhexosaminidase is translated as MNERTPLMIGLEGPRADRAAVSQLRETGAVSVLLLARNIESPAQVRRLCAELQDKLGRPLLFAIDHEGGWVLRFQDGLTAFPGNAALGKAGETALARRVGSSMGRELGALGIGLNLAPVLDVLGEKYNPGIHIRSFGRDPEVVDTMGRAFVRGQQVHRVAACAKHFPGKGAARQDAHLTLPTVSLPRAELLRRHVGRFAAASRAGVASIMSSHAVFPSLDASRTPATFSKPIITGLLRRRIGFKGVIISDDLCMGAVTESRGIPESAVEAFIAGHDLLIVAHLPPAQLEVAETLRAELAEGRIPRSQWNASLRRVEALRRKASPRPGPLPAPDEKTALEVSRKALELARKGEVPLPLLPGTRMAAVFPDLREVRDRFTFEGGPEAAIARMRRRLGAWPEKPSLTLAPVTSEKSVEPALRAARKAEVVLFFCFEAMRFPGQMRTLKALRKAAGRKLVAVLLRNPWDKDLLGPETTVLHAYGYRDCQLQALLEALR
- a CDS encoding HEAT repeat domain-containing protein: MNPASLLAFALAAAPAWAVTENLQAVQKGTEIVITGREDAPPSEAEQEELDLSSKSVADLATLYFSAGDADSKLRVLHRLSLTEPRTGEDMRRLLDLHARDAAARSAADACLERLSPAAQGFGPYFAALLDDEDPLLRIFGLAGLRRLRYAPALPAVRKLAEGRFPQRRPSMLMDPAQNAEWRTRFEALGALAVWERKDALPLLLKKTAEAPAVASIVAALFWEEAFDRIVAWSKSKKAEDQEAAQAAWGADVAPEQLRPTWPKLLALALDKRADPQTRHRAAVKLGLAAGEAEAKTLLEKREAALKDKDERTRLLLESALFASGSPLAIPLLEEHARSNPAPEGRAGARLQLKGMLPRGRYLELLREAAEKDPDGENRAAARRELDAEGK